The window AACTTAACATTACTTTATCAGGATTGGCAAATTATCAAATTCAagacaaaaagaacaatttaattaTTACAATGTTGTAATAATCTCACCAGTGATTGTTGTTTATCAGCAGAAAgtgggataagaaaaataaaaacccaaattttcttaattgctatgtttattaaaaatatagactAATAGTCCTGTGATTAAATGTCATTGTGGTTGGGTGCTGACTTCATAAGACATAATTGTAAGGGCCTCTTCACAAATATACTCTGGACAGagtaaaaatgtaaacagaaatgACTGACAAGACAGTGCCATTTCAGACATAATCCCCTTATAATTAATGAAAGGGAGTTTGACACTATTTACAATCATACCAACATTCAGAGGCCAAGTATCACAAGCATAAGGTCACACTATAATTACAAGATGTCTTTTCATACTTTCCAAATTGTTGTATATTTTAGCTATGAAGGTCAGTAATCATAGCCCAACTTGTTCTTAATAAGTAGAATTTTTATGTCCATTCAATCAAAGAGTCTCTTACACCATTCTGGGCCCATTCATTTGCAGATAGGAGGAGAAACTGTAACCAGGTTCTTCATATCATGCATGTACACGTGGTGTCCAATCTTCATATGCTGTCCAATTTCTTTAAGATAAATGGagcttaaataaaacaaaacacccaaaatTAGTTTCCAGGTCTATCAGTCCCTAGGCTACATGTCAGAAAAGACTTGGGGGTGGAGATCCTTATAGGTTTAATTGaacatgtttttgaaaacaaCTCTAAATGATGGTAAGGCCTTTGCTTGTAAAAAACAAGCAAGAGATTTCCCACCTTCCAAAGCAGCTCATTTCAGTGCCATTCAACTATAATTACTATAAAGTTCATTGTTATTCTATTCAAAATTTTTCATCCAGGTAGTTCTCCCCCTTAGGGCCATAAAGATGTACTCCAGCCTTCTTTCAAATGACAATCCTTTACTTTAGTGATTTATTTTAACTGTAGAAGGAACTCTAAAGACTCATTTGATCCTGCCATCTTGATGGCTGCTCTTAGCTAGGGGACATCTTGCAtttaaggcaggagaatggtaGCTGCAAAGAAGACAAAAAGTTTCTGGAGTCAATCAACTCTAGGCTCTGCTTGTTATGAAAAGTGGAAAGCATGTGCTGGGGTACAAACAGACACTGAAGATGATCAGACAGGGCAAAGTGAAACTGGTCATCCTCCCCAACAACTGTCCAGCTTTGAAGAAATCTGAAACAGAGTTCTATGCCATGTTGGCCAAAACTGGTGTCTATCACTACATTGGCAATAATAAACTGGTGTCCATCACTACATTGGCAATAATATGTAATTGGGTACAGTGTGCAGAAAATACTACAGAGTATGCACACTGTCTATCACTGATCCAAGTGATTCTGATATCATTAGAAGCATGCCAGAACAGACTGATGAAAagtaaaacatacaaaatttctcttaatagggctggggatgtggctcaagaggtagcgcactcgcctggcatgagtgcggcccgggttcaatcctcagcaccacatacaaagatgttgtgcccgccgataactaaaaaataaatattaaaattctctctctctctacctctctttaaaaaaaaaaaaatttctcttaataAAATTTGGCAgagcttgttaaaaaaaaaaaaaagacttatttgAAAAATGGCAGACAATAggggcaaaaaagaaagaaaaaaactactgAAGTAAGAAACAAAACTTACTTTGTTCTCTCTTGATGAACTATATATCACTTATGCCCTCCAGATCACAGCATCTTATTCAGTTACTATAAGGGTCTAACAAAATGCCATAcacaaaaatatctagaaaattaaatgtgatcatataggtttatttatttatttattttttgaatttttaatatttatttttttgtagttatcggcggacacaacatctttgttttgtatatggtgctgaggatcaaacccgggccgcacgcatgccaggcgagcgcgctaccgcttgagccacatccccagcccaatcatataaatttaaagaagtgATATTATTGTCCTGTGTAAAAGTGCTgtggtcacaaaaaaaaaaataaaaaaaacagatgaactTCTTTCTTAATATACacacttaaaacattttattaatatgaaaCTAAGCTATTGAGATCTGTTGGAAGTTGATAAAGTCAGTAATACATCCAACCTTCTCTACTAATTCTTAATGGGGGGAAAAATCCACAAGAAatgatgagtggataaacaaaactcggtatatccatacaatgggaccttaatcaaatataaaaagaggttCTGTCACAAGCTGTAAgttggatgaaccttgaaaacgtgctaagtgaaataacagACACAAAAGGTCACATATTATGTAATTCCTCTATATGAAATATCCATAAAAGGCAAATCCATACAGAAACTGCAAATAAGTGGTCGCCAAGGACTGGAGAAAGGGGGAAATGGAGTTACAGATTATggacatagtattttttttttttttagaagaaaagacaatgtttctaaaattgattgtgatgATGACTGCACACTTCTGACTATGCTGAAAACCAGTGAATTGTGCACTTTAAATATGGTTGTGTCATATACAAAATTATGTCTCAACCTAAAATGTGATAATAAGTAATTACAATTAAAGGCAAAAatcattaagaagaaaatattttactagcAGCTAGATCAGCAACAACAAGTTAGGAGGAAATAAGTACATTTGGGAGTTATAAAAAGTTCTcaagggggctagggttgtatgtagttcagtggtagagtgcttgcctagtacatgtgaggcactgggtttgatcttcagcaccacataaaaattaataaataaaataaaggtattgtgcccacctacaactatatatattttttcaagaactttcattgatatatgtatatatatgaatgaatgaaagttcttgtgtgtgtgtgtgtatatatatatatgaaagttctTGAATGAGCAGTATTATTTCGTGTTTCTATTCCCCAAAGCTCCCTCTCCTGGGGAAGCAGAGCAATACAGGGAAAGAGTACCCAGTAAAGAAACATCTGAATGAGAGAGACCTCAGCCTCAATGAGTTCAGACTAGGCCTAACAAAAGACTTCTACAGCATGACCTTGGTATGGCCTTCAGTGATTTGACTTTTCCTGCCTCTCCATTCAGACCAGACAAcaatatacaaattttataaCAATGAAAAGGATACTGTACTAAGAATGAAGTGACAGCGGCAAGTCATTTCTGAAACAATAAAATTAGAGAACTGCTCTATAAAGCTGCTTCCAGTTCTTATATTCAGTGTACTGTAACCCTATGCTTTATGTTCCATTTTAAAATCGAATAGTCACTTACAAAAAGGATACAAAGAATCTTAGGCCCTACTCTCCTCAAGGAGTCACTGCCAAGACCGATTAATGAATGTAACTTTCTGCCAACTGTaaagatcaaatatttttctatttccaccAATCCTATAAACTCGTTTTCCTCTCATTCCTTCCCCCAGAAGCAATTATTTACTTCACTTTCTGTACAAATAAACAGCAAGGAGGCAAAACCTTTTGCATTTCAATGGTCGGCACTACAGGAGGAAAACCTGGCACGGAGTTAAGAGCTTCGGATTCTAGGTCAAGCCCATTCACTGAATCGCTGGATGACCTTGGCCAGCCATTTCCCTAACTTTGGCACTGTTTCTTGGTCTCCAAAATGAGAGAACTGCTCTAGGATAAGCTTTGAATCTCTTTGCACTCACTGTTGAGGTTGGGCGAGCTAGGATGAGCTAACCTCGCGCGCAGGGACACCACCACGTGCGCTTCGGTGTCCCAGTCAGACCCGCAGACTCTAGACTGTCGTCGCCCTCGACGCGCACACCTCTTGCTCCCGTGACGGCTCAGCTCGGCTTAGCTCCCCAAGGCCTCACAACGGCCTGGGGAACTAGAGGTGGCTGGGCGGTGTCGGCAAGGTGGTCTTATGGTCACTGCCCGGGAGGACACTTACTGACTCTCAACAGGGCCACGTAGATAAGGAAGTTCCGTATGGAGGAGATCACGTCCTCACGCATCTTCCGCTTCATCTCCTCCGGGTCCAGCTTCGGCGCAAGGCCCTCGATCCGGAACATCGCCGCTCTGCCTCACCAGCTTCCAGCCGCAGCGTTCAGCTCTCCTGTCCTCACTAGCCGCCTTGCACCCGGAACTCGGCCTAACCCTACTTCCTGTTCCCGCCCCTCGTTTCCGCGCGAGGCGACGGGAGCCTGCGAGGAACAATCCTCATCCTAATCCGGTGGCTCTGAAGAAGGGCGTCCTGAAGGGGGCAGCAGCAATCTTAGCTACCAAGCCTCGGGCTCCTGAAAGTGTTCCTTAAATATTCTCTGCCTTTAGCCAAAAAGTGCCACCCTGCAAAGAGGTTTCAAAACCTCCCGGTAAGGGGCTATGCGCATAGGTTCTACCATAAATAAtagctgacatttattgaatactcAATACGCTTCTCCCTGAATTACGTATTACAGTCTTTATTTCCCAACACAAACGTGCTTTAAAATACCTCAGGTAAggaaaaaaagtgttggggaagAGAGATGAAATATTAGCAAGTATTGAAAACTACTTAAGCTGGTGATTGGTATATTATTTTGGTTAATTATTCTAGTCTTTCAAACTTGAGTGTTTGAAGTTTtctgtgatttaaaacaaaaaggcaaagctGGTGAAACTTGCCAGAGACagggtttttaatattttccatattattgCTGTATTCTCATTTCTGTAGTTACAAATTATTATATAGGCCTAGTAATAAACAGCCTGTGTAATGTAAACCAAGTTCAAAACTGATCAATATTTACATATTGGGAGAAGGCAGCTCAGAAACCAAATGCACTAAGTCATTATATTACTGTTATTGACACCTTAACCCAGGGACCCTGCCTGGATCCCAGCTGGCTGAATTCAGCGCCCCAATGCATAAGAAGTAGTTCAATTTTATAACAGAGCCCTCCCAAACAAATCACCATAGGTCTGTACTTCCTCTTAGTGTTTATTCCAAACAAATTGGCACTTGACAATCCCTATCAAACAAATAGTTCAAGAAAGAACTCCAAATTGATTTCAGAGAAATACCAAATTGTATAAAAAGCTCCAGAGCAAACAGAACTCTCAGTTCATTTCATAGAAATCCTGAGTGGGCTAGAAAGCTCCAGAAGACAGGTAAGAAAGGATAAGGTTGAACGGGCACTGCCAATGAGACTAGGGGACAGTTAAACTTTGGGCCCATAgattactaaaaaaatatttttccattttattaaagtGGCAAAGGGCAGTTGGCACTTGtttgaaggaaaagaaggaaagtccCACAATTTAAATTCAGTTTCATATTAGTTCCCTTCCTCCAGAGTAGGCTAGCCACAGGTGGCATTATAGTCCCAGCATGTGGTGTCCCTTCTGTTACCTATGGCCTAGCCCAGGGACCTTATCTGGATGCCAGCTGGCTGGATTTGGTTGCCTGCccacataaaaaatagataaaagatggAAAAACTGGTCAGTTCAATCAAATTGCATAAAGTTCACTAttcatttttccacattttatctatttcttaatCATCAGGTGGCTGAATCCAAGCAGGGTCCCTGGGCTAAGCTATAGATAATATTGCTGAAGTGAAGGGGCAAGGTTCTACTGCAGATAATTACATTGTCAAGTTGAATTCTCTTTCCTCTGCACACTACTGATACTGGTAGTTTTAACAGTTAGTACCTGCAAGTGTAGACATTCCTGGAGTCAGAAAATAGGAGTTTAAGGCAATCAGACTTTCTGTCACAAAATCATCAACCCATTGTTAATAGGCTGTTACCTTGAGTTATAAATGCCAGCTAGCTGTATATAATTTCCAGACATGAACCAGATGACTGCAAATTTACtcacaaaattgattttttagaaTGTTTCTTCTTGACAGCACATTGCATTGCAacagtgaatatatatatatatatatatatatatatatatatatatatatatttgtaggtgacacaatacctttattttatttttatgtggtgctggggattgaacccagtgcttcactcatgctaggtgagcactttaccactgagccacaaccccagccccaacaatggatttttaataagttaaaaacaataatttataatttatcaattaACTGTGGCAACTAATAACTGTAAGCTTTGCCACTCACCTTCATGATTGACAGAATGAAAAACACTGGGTGAGAAAAAGAACTCATCTGCTTATCCAAACTTAAGTAAGCTTTTGCATCTATAATTCATGCAGTGGAATAGCACAGGCAGCTCTGGAATGGGAGAGGCTGACACCCAAGAAATAGCCTCCAGTCAGCCATTTGTGAATGTTTGGAAAATCTTTGCTGATTCTGGGAAGCAGCAGGGGCCACAGAAATAATTTGATCAGGAAAACCTTAGACATGGTCCTTAGATCTGACACCACCACTCACTGTCCATGTGAAAAGGAACAAGTCTCTGTGTCACTGCAACTTTACTTCTTTAGTTGTGAAGGGAGGACATAGCATTAAATGTTCCTGACAG is drawn from Urocitellus parryii isolate mUroPar1 chromosome 4, mUroPar1.hap1, whole genome shotgun sequence and contains these coding sequences:
- the Tomm5 gene encoding mitochondrial import receptor subunit TOM5 homolog yields the protein MFRIEGLAPKLDPEEMKRKMREDVISSIRNFLIYVALLRVTPFILKKLDSI